One Candidatus Niyogibacteria bacterium genomic region harbors:
- the hisS gene encoding histidine--tRNA ligase → MPKKISKKEFLKTPKGTRDIMPHDVLVLRAIESKAGEIAEAYGFKPIRTPHIEHAEIFSPTLGETSDIVEKQMYSFKTRGGDNLVLRPEWTVPAVRVYFEHGMQSWTQPVMFYTFGSFFRHENPQRGRFREFEQFDLEVLGDESSFSDALVIRAFALIFQEMGLKNFIVHINTLGDKECRADFRKELLAYYRRKINSLCKNCRQRLKTNPLRLLDCKEPSCVEVKADAPKTIDFSCQSCRAHFKSVLELLDELNVPYFLDPHLVRGLDYYSRTVFEIFLEASPEKKKESGESKEPEGAENPADKKPTAPAPVALAAGGRYDYLAENLGQKKLFGVGGALGVDRLAEELAIRGLNPVKEKKPDVSLIQIGPQAKKKTLAIFESLRKAKFSLTQSFSKDNLRQQLQLADKAGSATALIIGQKEALDGTAIVRDMISGAQETVLQEKVVDYLKKKSKIRN, encoded by the coding sequence ATGCCCAAGAAAATTTCCAAAAAAGAATTTCTAAAAACGCCCAAGGGAACAAGAGACATAATGCCTCACGATGTCTTGGTTTTGAGAGCTATTGAATCCAAAGCCGGAGAAATAGCCGAGGCCTACGGCTTTAAGCCCATTCGTACGCCCCACATAGAACATGCGGAGATTTTTTCGCCGACCCTGGGAGAAACTTCGGACATAGTTGAAAAACAAATGTATTCTTTTAAAACTCGCGGCGGAGATAATTTGGTTTTGCGTCCCGAGTGGACTGTGCCCGCGGTTCGCGTTTATTTTGAACACGGCATGCAATCATGGACCCAGCCGGTTATGTTTTACACGTTCGGCTCTTTTTTTAGGCACGAAAATCCGCAGCGCGGCCGTTTTCGCGAGTTTGAACAGTTTGATTTGGAGGTTCTGGGAGATGAATCAAGTTTTTCCGACGCTTTGGTTATCCGCGCTTTCGCGCTAATTTTTCAGGAAATGGGCCTCAAAAATTTTATTGTTCATATAAATACTTTGGGCGACAAGGAATGCCGGGCGGATTTTCGCAAAGAACTTCTGGCTTATTATCGCCGAAAAATAAATTCGCTTTGCAAAAATTGCCGCCAGAGACTTAAGACCAATCCGTTGCGGCTTCTGGATTGCAAAGAACCTTCGTGCGTTGAGGTTAAGGCTGATGCGCCCAAAACCATAGATTTCAGCTGTCAGTCCTGCCGGGCCCATTTCAAAAGCGTTTTGGAACTTTTGGACGAATTGAACGTTCCTTATTTTCTTGACCCCCATTTAGTAAGGGGTCTGGATTATTATTCAAGAACTGTTTTTGAAATTTTTTTGGAGGCATCGCCGGAAAAGAAGAAAGAATCCGGGGAATCTAAAGAACCCGAAGGAGCAGAAAACCCGGCTGATAAAAAGCCGACCGCTCCTGCGCCGGTAGCCTTGGCTGCCGGAGGCCGTTATGATTATCTGGCTGAAAATTTGGGGCAAAAGAAACTTTTTGGCGTTGGCGGAGCCTTGGGGGTTGACCGTTTGGCCGAGGAGCTGGCAATTCGGGGGTTGAATCCGGTGAAAGAAAAAAAACCAGACGTATCTTTGATTCAAATTGGGCCGCAGGCTAAGAAAAAGACTTTAGCCATTTTTGAATCTTTGCGCAAAGCCAAGTTCAGCCTTACCCAGTCTTTTTCCAAAGATAATTTGCGTCAGCAGCTGCAACTGGCGGATAAGGCCGGTTCCGCTACGGCTCTGATAATCGGCCAGAAAGAAGCCCTTGACGGAACGGCTATTGTGCGCGACATGATTTCCGGAGCCCAAGAAACCGTGCTCCAGGAAAAAGTTGTTGATTATCTGAAAAAGAAGTCGAAAATCAGAAATTAA
- a CDS encoding M1 family metallopeptidase: protein MKKGGRIVCPEASAVRPGVRLPKNVRPDEYYLTFTPNLKKFTFDGSELIEIEVLEETSEIVLHAVDLSIYNVKVIARDRFIPRLQGTEFNKEAETVTLKFDRVFQKGRYALTINFSGVLNDKMRGFYRSSYEVNGEKRWMACTQFEATDARRAFPCWDEPAIKATFRIAFIVPRHLQVLSNMPVQRCPDFWPFKVIQFEKTPPMSTYALAFAVGEFESIETRTKDLELEAESCEGECCGNGQKSKIVIPGKPIRVWTTPGKVEQGRFALDTCKKSIEFFEEYLGVPYPLPKLDLVAVPDFASGAMENWGLVTYRETTLLYDPENSAASAKQRVAEVVIHENTHMWFGDLVTMKWWNDLWLNEGFASFLEPKCTDYLFPEWDIQTQFVAGEYANALSKDGLKSTHPIEVEVNDPAEINEIFDAISYSKGACVIRMLVEYLGEEVFRKCLKAYLIRFAYKNASTDELYEVFEEVSGKSVKSFMDGWTKQAGYPSVSVRRIDGGFVSLGQERFLSSGETLDSEERGKRWTIPLGIELGGLGELRVTMPSSEADYQSLFSAGNTWLKINTGQMAFCRVHYEPEFLHKLRVPLSNGDLPPIDRFGVLSDLFYNARSGRVSAEELLSLLPYYRGERNYAVWQEILSILASLDNLLCSTDFSGGLVDFSRLLMKDISEHVGWKQKDNETHTDKLLRSRILRGFANLAKDPATVFEAYRQFKSGFISPDLKEAVYAIVADHGSDAEYHALLDLYRATGLSEEKTRILRALGKFRSQALIESVLEFMLSDEVRPQDVFFISGSVGANAYARDRAWEFLKNNFAELSRRYSDGGIFMFQSIIGGLINDFVSEGKAREIEEFFASHPVPSAKRTIEQSLEHIRMNARWLSRDAANIKKFFFGII, encoded by the coding sequence TTGAAAAAAGGAGGCAGGATCGTGTGTCCGGAAGCGTCAGCTGTAAGACCCGGCGTTCGTCTTCCTAAAAATGTAAGACCCGATGAGTATTACTTGACATTTACTCCCAATCTTAAAAAATTCACTTTTGATGGCAGTGAGTTGATAGAGATTGAAGTTTTGGAAGAAACCTCGGAAATCGTCCTGCACGCCGTAGACCTTTCAATATATAACGTGAAAGTCATTGCTCGCGACAGATTCATCCCCAGATTGCAGGGTACGGAATTTAATAAGGAGGCAGAGACCGTTACTTTAAAATTTGATAGGGTTTTCCAAAAAGGCAGATACGCGCTCACCATCAATTTTAGCGGAGTTTTGAACGACAAAATGCGCGGTTTTTATCGTTCAAGTTATGAAGTGAACGGTGAAAAAAGATGGATGGCTTGTACTCAATTTGAAGCAACCGATGCCCGCAGGGCTTTCCCGTGCTGGGACGAGCCGGCGATAAAAGCGACTTTCAGAATTGCTTTTATTGTGCCGCGCCATCTGCAGGTTTTGTCCAATATGCCGGTTCAGAGATGCCCCGATTTTTGGCCCTTTAAAGTTATCCAGTTTGAAAAAACTCCGCCGATGTCAACTTACGCTCTGGCTTTTGCGGTTGGAGAATTTGAATCAATCGAAACCAGGACCAAAGATCTTGAACTAGAGGCCGAAAGTTGCGAGGGCGAATGTTGCGGTAATGGTCAAAAATCAAAAATAGTTATTCCCGGGAAACCCATCAGGGTCTGGACGACGCCCGGAAAAGTTGAGCAGGGCCGGTTCGCGCTTGATACTTGCAAAAAGAGCATTGAATTTTTTGAAGAATATCTTGGCGTGCCGTATCCCTTGCCAAAACTTGATTTGGTTGCTGTTCCCGATTTTGCCTCGGGAGCCATGGAGAACTGGGGGCTTGTGACTTACAGAGAAACTACGCTTCTTTACGACCCGGAAAATTCCGCTGCTTCAGCCAAACAGCGCGTAGCCGAAGTCGTCATTCACGAAAACACGCACATGTGGTTTGGAGACCTTGTGACAATGAAATGGTGGAACGATTTGTGGCTTAACGAGGGGTTCGCGAGCTTTCTTGAGCCGAAATGCACCGATTATTTGTTTCCAGAATGGGACATTCAGACGCAATTCGTCGCCGGGGAATACGCGAACGCTCTTTCCAAAGACGGCCTGAAAAGCACTCACCCGATTGAAGTTGAAGTTAACGACCCCGCTGAAATAAATGAGATATTTGACGCCATAAGTTATTCAAAAGGCGCTTGCGTCATAAGAATGCTGGTTGAATATCTTGGCGAAGAGGTTTTCAGAAAGTGTCTTAAGGCCTACTTGATTCGTTTTGCTTATAAAAATGCTTCAACCGATGAACTTTACGAAGTTTTTGAAGAAGTTTCAGGCAAATCGGTGAAATCTTTTATGGACGGCTGGACAAAACAAGCGGGTTATCCCTCGGTTTCTGTCAGGAGGATTGACGGCGGCTTTGTGTCTTTGGGGCAAGAAAGGTTTCTTTCAAGCGGCGAAACTCTGGATTCCGAAGAGAGGGGAAAACGTTGGACCATTCCGCTCGGCATTGAGCTCGGCGGTTTGGGAGAACTGCGCGTAACTATGCCGAGCAGTGAAGCCGACTATCAGTCGCTTTTCAGCGCCGGCAACACATGGTTGAAAATCAACACCGGTCAAATGGCTTTTTGCCGCGTTCATTACGAGCCCGAGTTTCTGCATAAATTGCGCGTCCCTTTATCAAATGGCGACCTTCCGCCAATAGATCGTTTCGGAGTTTTGAGCGACCTTTTTTATAACGCGCGCTCCGGACGCGTCTCAGCCGAGGAACTTCTTTCGTTGCTTCCGTATTACAGGGGAGAAAGAAATTACGCCGTCTGGCAGGAAATTTTAAGCATTTTGGCTTCGCTTGATAATTTGCTCTGTAGTACTGATTTTTCAGGAGGGTTGGTCGATTTTTCGCGGCTATTGATGAAAGATATCAGTGAGCATGTCGGATGGAAACAGAAAGATAACGAAACCCACACCGATAAACTTCTGCGCTCCCGTATTTTAAGGGGTTTTGCAAATTTAGCTAAAGACCCCGCGACTGTTTTTGAGGCGTATAGGCAATTCAAATCCGGTTTTATCAGTCCCGACTTGAAGGAAGCGGTATACGCGATTGTGGCCGACCATGGAAGCGACGCGGAATACCATGCCCTGCTTGACCTTTACCGCGCGACAGGCCTTTCGGAAGAAAAGACCAGAATTTTAAGAGCGCTTGGAAAATTCAGGTCCCAAGCTCTGATTGAATCAGTCCTTGAATTTATGCTCTCGGATGAAGTGAGGCCTCAAGACGTCTTTTTCATCAGCGGAAGCGTCGGCGCAAACGCGTACGCTCGCGATCGGGCGTGGGAATTTCTGAAGAATAATTTTGCGGAGTTAAGTAGGCGCTATTCGGACGGCGGAATTTTTATGTTTCAAAGCATAATCGGCGGCCTTATCAACGACTTTGTTTCCGAAGGCAAGGCCCGTGAAATAGAAGAATTTTTTGCTTCTCATCCCGTGCCGTCGGCCAAACGCACCATTGAACAGTCGCTTGAGCACATACGGATGAATGCTCGGTGGCTTTCAAGAGACGCCGCGAATATCAAGAAGTTCTTTTTTGGAATAATTTGA
- a CDS encoding aminoacyl-tRNA hydrolase, whose translation MKIIVGLGNPGSDYSETRHNAGRLALEYFAKKNDFPDWKESNKYFSLISEGEIGKKPVLLLLPETFMNNSGKAIAHLKAKSYKLKAELIVLHDDIDLPLGKIKISFGRGSGGHKGVESVIRALKTKDFWRIRIGVSPKNKLPHKKIPDFLTSPMRKPDFETLKKSFKKISEALETMLSKSPEKAMNLFN comes from the coding sequence ATGAAAATAATAGTCGGGCTCGGAAATCCGGGGAGCGATTATTCCGAAACGCGCCACAACGCCGGACGGCTCGCTTTGGAATACTTTGCCAAGAAAAATGATTTTCCGGATTGGAAGGAATCAAACAAATATTTTTCTCTTATTTCGGAAGGGGAAATCGGCAAAAAGCCGGTTTTATTGTTATTGCCAGAGACCTTTATGAATAACTCGGGCAAGGCGATCGCGCATCTAAAAGCTAAAAGCTATAAGCTAAAAGCTGAATTGATCGTCCTTCACGACGATATTGATTTGCCGTTGGGAAAAATCAAAATTTCATTCGGTCGGGGTTCGGGCGGGCATAAAGGAGTTGAATCAGTAATCCGCGCGTTAAAAACAAAAGATTTTTGGCGGATTCGTATTGGCGTCTCGCCGAAAAACAAGCTGCCGCATAAAAAAATTCCGGACTTTCTGACCTCGCCTATGCGCAAACCGGATTTTGAAACACTCAAAAAGTCATTCAAAAAAATTTCCGAAGCGTTGGAAACCATGCTTTCGAAATCCCCAGAAAAAGCGATGAATTTATTTAATTAA
- the cas2 gene encoding CRISPR-associated endonuclease Cas2, which produces MGLSRSPRTNWHIIKNLSKEWRDVDRRTLRRVLREFKYDRLVNFKDEDDGTVSIVINERGKRFAMRYNPDQIEMAKPVRWDKKWRIVVFDIPEKKRTARDALRKKLKKLGFYELQKSTWVFPYECSNEINFLAEFFEVQQHVRVLTVEKMSMDADLKLHFDLS; this is translated from the coding sequence ATGGGGCTTTCGCGCTCGCCACGAACCAACTGGCATATCATAAAGAACTTGTCTAAAGAATGGCGCGATGTTGACCGCCGCACCTTAAGAAGGGTGTTAAGAGAATTTAAGTATGACCGCTTGGTTAATTTTAAAGACGAGGATGACGGCACCGTGTCAATTGTTATTAATGAGAGGGGAAAGAGGTTCGCCATGCGCTATAATCCGGACCAGATCGAGATGGCCAAACCGGTGCGTTGGGACAAAAAATGGCGCATTGTTGTTTTTGACATACCGGAGAAAAAAAGAACGGCGCGCGATGCTTTGCGAAAAAAACTCAAAAAATTAGGATTTTATGAGTTGCAAAAAAGTACGTGGGTTTTTCCGTACGAGTGCTCGAATGAGATAAATTTTTTGGCCGAATTTTTTGAGGTTCAGCAGCATGTTAGAGTTTTGACCGTAGAAAAAATGTCAATGGACGCCGACCTTAAATTGCATTTTGACTTATCCTAA
- the lepB gene encoding signal peptidase I, with the protein MQSKFWSGVWEIAKFGIIVLAIVMPIRFFIAQPFIVSGESMAPTFSSGDYLIIDELTYNLIREPQKDDVIVFRYPLDPSKFFIKRIVGLPGEELVIDGKEWRMGDDEYFVMGDNNFFSLDSRSWGPLPRKNITGRALLRLWPPTAFAYMPGQEN; encoded by the coding sequence ATGCAATCTAAATTTTGGTCCGGGGTTTGGGAAATAGCCAAATTCGGCATTATTGTTTTAGCGATTGTGATGCCTATTCGGTTTTTTATCGCCCAGCCCTTTATCGTCTCGGGCGAATCAATGGCGCCGACATTTTCATCGGGCGACTATTTGATTATTGACGAACTGACTTATAATCTTATCCGCGAGCCCCAAAAAGACGATGTTATAGTTTTTCGCTATCCCTTGGACCCGTCAAAGTTTTTCATAAAAAGGATAGTCGGTCTTCCCGGTGAGGAATTGGTCATTGACGGCAAAGAATGGCGGATGGGAGACGATGAATATTTCGTGATGGGCGACAATAATTTTTTCAGCTTGGATTCGCGCAGTTGGGGGCCGCTTCCGAGGAAGAACATAACCGGCAGGGCTTTATTAAGATTATGGCCTCCGACAGCGTTTGCTTATATGCCGGGACAAGAAAATTAA
- a CDS encoding transposase — MIFVEEEIYHVCQKGVDGRIIFPGNSYFQRFLLGMRIFNSWEPAELRNFNNNTDVQRPEKEKLVEVLAYILMNNHAHILFRCRTPEGATEFVRKIFGGYVKYFNLRNKRKGVLFQGRAKVIRVDSDRYFQHLVNYIHLNALDYTHPQWRGGRIKRVLSAKAALLRYPWSSLLGIVGKKDDLIISRHALEEFLNPEELIDSMLKWSERDQELLGEQKDYLEP, encoded by the coding sequence ATGATTTTTGTGGAAGAAGAGATTTATCATGTTTGTCAAAAGGGGGTTGACGGGAGAATTATATTTCCTGGCAACTCTTATTTTCAAAGATTTTTGCTGGGGATGCGCATCTTTAACTCTTGGGAGCCGGCGGAGCTTAGAAATTTTAATAACAATACGGACGTTCAACGTCCGGAAAAGGAAAAATTGGTTGAGGTTTTGGCTTATATTCTAATGAATAACCACGCGCACATTCTTTTTCGTTGCAGAACTCCCGAAGGCGCAACCGAGTTTGTCAGAAAAATATTCGGCGGGTACGTTAAGTATTTTAATCTTCGTAATAAAAGAAAGGGCGTTTTGTTTCAAGGAAGAGCTAAAGTAATACGCGTTGATTCCGATCGTTATTTTCAGCACCTTGTAAATTATATTCATCTTAATGCGTTAGATTATACCCATCCCCAATGGCGAGGGGGAAGAATAAAACGCGTTTTAAGTGCAAAAGCGGCATTACTTAGATATCCGTGGTCCAGTTTGTTGGGTATTGTCGGAAAAAAGGACGATCTAATAATTTCTAGGCATGCTTTAGAAGAATTTTTAAATCCAGAAGAGCTAATTGATTCAATGCTGAAATGGAGCGAAAGAGACCAAGAATTATTGGGCGAACAAAAGGATTATTTAGAACCCTAA
- the ybeY gene encoding rRNA maturation RNase YbeY, translated as MTAFAVKNLTVKTLPELPWQKIKNKILFSRYDLSLVFTGDKEMTRINRRYRRKNGPTNVLAFALGKNSGEIFIDLPFVRREAKKSARTQRSHVLLVYIHALLHLKGFKHDTPKQLKIMNQAEQKWLKILS; from the coding sequence ATGACGGCGTTCGCAGTTAAAAATTTGACCGTAAAGACTCTTCCGGAGCTTCCCTGGCAGAAAATTAAAAATAAAATATTGTTTTCGCGTTACGATTTGAGCCTGGTTTTTACCGGCGACAAAGAGATGACGCGGATTAACCGCAGATACCGCCGTAAGAACGGGCCGACAAATGTTTTGGCCTTCGCGTTGGGTAAAAATTCCGGAGAGATTTTTATTGATTTGCCGTTTGTTCGCCGCGAGGCTAAAAAGTCGGCGCGAACCCAAAGATCGCACGTTCTTTTAGTGTATATTCACGCCCTTCTGCACTTAAAAGGGTTTAAACATGACACTCCGAAACAATTAAAAATTATGAATCAAGCAGAGCAAAAATGGCTAAAAATTTTGTCCTAG
- a CDS encoding HIT domain-containing protein produces MDGCIFCKIAKKEIPAEIIFENEGIIVFKDIKPSAPVHYLAVPKEHIESIGHLKDNHKEIISELIFIAKMQAERVGLKGYKLVFNVGRDGGQIVDHLHLHLLGGWAKNTDK; encoded by the coding sequence ATGGATGGCTGTATTTTTTGCAAGATAGCTAAAAAAGAAATCCCTGCCGAAATTATTTTTGAAAATGAGGGTATTATTGTTTTCAAAGACATAAAGCCGTCAGCACCCGTACATTATTTGGCGGTGCCCAAGGAGCATATTGAGTCCATAGGACATTTGAAGGACAATCATAAAGAAATAATTTCAGAGCTGATTTTTATTGCCAAAATGCAGGCGGAACGCGTCGGGCTTAAGGGTTATAAGTTGGTTTTTAATGTCGGGCGCGACGGAGGACAAATCGTTGACCATCTTCACTTGCATCTTTTGGGCGGCTGGGCAAAAAATACGGACAAATAG
- a CDS encoding GatB/YqeY domain-containing protein gives MLKKRLEDELKIAMKAGETLKVSVLRMILSAIANKEIEVLKKEVGLSDEEIIDVLSKELKKRKDAVREFLKGGRQEMASKEEKEGEMISAYLPQEISDEDLKRIVVDSVRETGAKGAGDFGKVMKAAMAVLKGKASGDRVAEAVKEKLG, from the coding sequence ATGCTTAAAAAAAGGCTTGAAGACGAATTGAAAATCGCGATGAAGGCGGGCGAAACTCTGAAAGTTTCGGTTCTGCGGATGATTTTGTCCGCCATAGCCAATAAGGAGATAGAGGTTTTAAAAAAAGAGGTCGGACTTTCGGATGAAGAGATTATAGACGTTCTTTCCAAGGAATTGAAAAAACGCAAGGATGCCGTTAGGGAATTTTTGAAAGGCGGTCGCCAGGAAATGGCTTCAAAAGAAGAAAAAGAGGGAGAGATGATATCGGCTTATCTTCCGCAAGAGATTTCAGACGAGGATTTGAAAAGAATTGTTGTGGACAGCGTTCGCGAGACCGGAGCAAAAGGAGCCGGTGATTTCGGAAAAGTAATGAAAGCGGCTATGGCGGTTTTAAAGGGCAAAGCTTCAGGCGATCGGGTAGCCGAAGCTGTGAAAGAAAAGCTTGGTTAG
- a CDS encoding DEAD/DEAH box helicase, whose translation MAEKPTKQLNTLLIAGLAPYFLEKPVLWWEENEEEIIKKRGLSPTWTRNTVLVETGQKIKQSEFLRRISELGYERVFETILPGTYKTLGSTIVIFPINKKIPWGVEFSGNIVEAIEKHETIAKGGLTLKPQKNKELSIASGDYVVHIDHGIGIFQGLEEKNGENYFKIEYASPAHGADPDALFVPISEKKRLEPYYGLERPRLNRLGSQFWTRTKKKSREEIIAFAQELIKIYKNRVIQKRPPYLPDSFEKIVWDSFRHELTPSQENALEEILSNMASPEPMDRILTGDVGFGKTELALRAALRAALNSRQTAILAPTTVLADQHLSVFKERLKNLPIKIGGLTRLSPEKENKKTLENLAEGETDIVIGTHRLFSKDVKFKNLGLVIIDEEQRFGVRHKEHFKKLHPATDILSLSATPIPRTLTFFLAGVRPASQIKEAPRGRKAPLTKVLPFSKKFVKEALKAELKRGGQVYYVANRIKNIPKIVEMLEKLIPKSKIGSIHARLSEKNIIETMRDFREKKIEILVSTTIIENGLDISSVNTLIVENAALLGLSQAHQLRGRIGRGDTQAIAYFLYNPKNLMPKAEKRLNNLLNFQELGSGLELAKRDLEIRGAGNILGREQSGIANRIGWNLYFQFMNEATENLSLF comes from the coding sequence TTGGCAGAAAAACCAACCAAACAACTTAATACACTTTTGATCGCAGGGCTTGCCCCATATTTTTTGGAAAAGCCCGTTTTGTGGTGGGAAGAAAATGAGGAGGAAATAATAAAAAAGCGCGGTCTAAGTCCGACTTGGACCAGAAACACGGTTTTGGTGGAAACGGGACAAAAAATAAAGCAGAGCGAATTTTTACGCCGAATTTCGGAGTTGGGATATGAAAGGGTTTTTGAAACGATACTCCCCGGGACTTACAAAACGCTTGGCTCAACGATTGTTATCTTTCCAATCAATAAAAAAATCCCTTGGGGCGTGGAATTCTCGGGCAATATCGTAGAGGCGATTGAAAAACACGAAACAATCGCGAAAGGCGGTCTGACACTAAAGCCGCAAAAAAATAAAGAATTGAGTATTGCTTCTGGCGATTATGTCGTCCATATAGACCACGGAATCGGAATTTTCCAGGGCCTGGAAGAAAAAAACGGCGAAAATTATTTTAAAATTGAGTACGCTTCTCCCGCGCACGGAGCCGACCCCGACGCGCTTTTCGTCCCGATTTCGGAAAAAAAACGCCTTGAGCCGTATTACGGCCTTGAGCGTCCGCGGTTAAACAGGTTGGGCAGCCAATTCTGGACCAGAACCAAAAAGAAGTCGCGCGAAGAAATAATCGCCTTCGCCCAAGAACTCATAAAAATTTATAAAAATCGCGTCATTCAAAAACGTCCGCCCTACCTGCCTGACTCGTTTGAAAAAATTGTCTGGGATTCATTCAGGCACGAACTTACTCCGAGCCAGGAAAACGCCCTTGAAGAAATTTTAAGCAATATGGCTAGTCCCGAACCTATGGATAGAATCTTAACGGGAGATGTCGGCTTTGGGAAAACCGAACTGGCGCTGCGCGCCGCGCTTCGCGCGGCACTAAACAGCAGACAAACGGCGATCCTCGCGCCAACCACCGTGCTTGCCGACCAGCATCTTTCGGTCTTCAAAGAACGTCTTAAAAATCTGCCGATAAAAATCGGGGGCTTAACCCGCTTATCACCCGAAAAAGAAAATAAAAAAACGCTGGAAAATCTGGCCGAAGGCGAAACGGATATCGTTATCGGCACGCATCGCTTGTTTTCAAAAGACGTTAAATTCAAAAATCTGGGATTGGTGATAATAGACGAAGAACAACGCTTTGGGGTAAGACACAAAGAACATTTCAAAAAACTTCATCCGGCAACCGATATCCTTTCGCTTTCAGCAACTCCCATCCCGCGCACACTCACTTTCTTTTTGGCCGGAGTACGGCCGGCAAGCCAAATCAAAGAGGCGCCACGCGGTCGCAAAGCGCCTCTCACCAAAGTTTTACCTTTTTCCAAAAAATTTGTAAAGGAAGCTCTGAAAGCCGAGTTAAAACGCGGGGGACAGGTTTATTATGTCGCCAACCGCATCAAAAACATTCCCAAAATTGTTGAAATGCTGGAAAAACTTATTCCGAAATCCAAAATCGGCTCAATTCACGCGAGATTGTCCGAAAAAAATATAATTGAAACGATGCGCGATTTTCGCGAGAAAAAAATAGAGATTCTTGTTTCAACCACCATTATTGAAAATGGCCTGGATATTTCTTCGGTAAACACTTTAATTGTTGAAAACGCGGCGCTTCTCGGACTTTCGCAAGCGCATCAGTTAAGAGGCAGAATCGGGCGAGGCGATACGCAAGCAATCGCTTATTTCTTGTATAATCCAAAAAACCTCATGCCTAAGGCCGAAAAGCGCCTGAACAATCTTCTTAACTTTCAGGAGCTTGGCTCCGGGCTTGAACTCGCAAAACGCGATTTGGAAATCAGGGGCGCGGGCAACATTTTGGGCCGCGAACAATCGGGTATAGCCAACCGCATCGGCTGGAATTTATATTTTCAGTTTATGAACGAAGCGACTGAAAATCTTTCTCTATTTTAG
- the rpsU gene encoding 30S ribosomal protein S21, protein MAEIKRNENETTTSALRRFTKKVQQAGILGRVRKVRFHERKSSDFKKRKNALARIKRRKEIEKLQKLGKIKVGRQNA, encoded by the coding sequence ATGGCTGAAATAAAAAGAAATGAAAATGAAACCACGACCAGCGCTTTGAGGCGCTTTACCAAAAAGGTTCAACAGGCCGGGATTTTGGGCCGCGTGCGCAAAGTTCGTTTTCACGAGCGCAAGTCGTCCGATTTTAAAAAGCGCAAAAACGCCCTGGCGCGCATTAAGCGCAGGAAAGAAATAGAAAAATTGCAAAAACTCGGTAAAATAAAAGTGGGGCGTCAAAATGCTTAA